Proteins from a genomic interval of Paenibacillus lentus:
- a CDS encoding stalk domain-containing protein, giving the protein MFARRWSTRCLAPALLAMALLLCFPIDCLTAASRTERDALDHAISIQMEQKAYQIVALGDSISAGYEPGMNESSVPYGYVERLKEQGLYHGRTRVYNYGILGLTSNGLKNYVSAIQNGVAVKPETIQRGLLDPRISAFAAGIADTRAALEHADLITITIGGNDLYSLLTDIESYSVTEIEAKGRELMNIYTQNVREVIDDLTTINPHAQIILMDQYQPVPKMIIGSAYSYLQSAADSFTAAVEGLASEYAGQGKLVKAVNVAKAFKGREIALTHIFPGGDIHPNQSGYEVIAKVVAEEVWGSYQENSVLQEGMPVKIVVKGEKLQSPNIPVLRQGQTFLALRDITEAVGASSSWDSLNNTASVTYNGRKVIIPIGSSKIIANGEEIPTNNPAFLNIIGQEAKTYIPLALLAQGLGLDVQYAEKSKTVFINL; this is encoded by the coding sequence TTGTTTGCACGAAGATGGAGTACTCGCTGTTTAGCACCTGCTTTGCTTGCGATGGCACTGCTGCTGTGTTTTCCGATAGATTGCCTGACAGCAGCCTCTCGAACCGAGAGGGATGCTCTCGATCACGCTATCTCGATTCAGATGGAGCAGAAGGCATACCAAATTGTAGCTCTGGGTGATTCAATTAGCGCAGGCTACGAGCCGGGGATGAATGAAAGCAGTGTTCCCTATGGCTATGTTGAACGGCTTAAGGAGCAAGGGCTGTATCACGGCCGGACTAGAGTATACAATTACGGGATTCTCGGGCTCACGAGCAACGGACTTAAGAATTACGTGTCTGCTATTCAAAATGGAGTTGCTGTAAAGCCCGAAACGATCCAGCGAGGCTTGCTTGATCCGCGTATTTCCGCTTTTGCGGCAGGGATTGCTGATACTCGGGCAGCATTGGAGCACGCGGACCTGATCACCATTACAATCGGCGGCAATGATTTGTACAGTCTGCTTACTGATATTGAGAGTTACAGCGTGACAGAGATCGAGGCCAAGGGCCGGGAGCTAATGAATATCTACACGCAGAATGTTCGGGAGGTTATCGATGATTTAACGACGATAAATCCTCATGCGCAAATCATATTAATGGATCAGTACCAGCCCGTGCCAAAAATGATCATTGGCTCGGCCTATAGCTACTTACAAAGCGCGGCAGACTCATTTACGGCAGCGGTGGAGGGGCTTGCCAGCGAGTATGCTGGACAGGGCAAGCTCGTCAAAGCCGTGAATGTTGCAAAAGCGTTTAAGGGTCGGGAGATCGCGTTGACGCATATTTTTCCTGGAGGTGACATCCACCCGAATCAGTCAGGATACGAGGTAATTGCTAAGGTCGTTGCCGAAGAGGTATGGGGAAGCTATCAAGAAAATTCGGTTTTGCAGGAAGGGATGCCTGTTAAAATTGTCGTGAAAGGCGAGAAGTTGCAATCCCCCAATATTCCGGTACTTCGTCAAGGCCAGACTTTTCTGGCGCTGAGAGATATTACGGAGGCAGTTGGAGCTTCATCCTCCTGGGACAGTCTCAATAATACAGCTTCCGTAACTTATAATGGACGGAAGGTCATCATTCCGATCGGCTCTAGCAAAATTATCGCCAATGGTGAAGAAATTCCTACGAACAATCCAGCTTTTCTGAACATAATCGGGCAAGAAGCCAAAACCTACATTCCTTTAGCGCTTCTTGCTCAAGGGTTGGGCTTGGATGTGCAGTATGCAGAGAAGAGCAAGACCGTATTCATTAATTTATAG
- a CDS encoding GntR family transcriptional regulator — MIIELDMQSDVPIYTQLVNQIIEGIASGRLKLGEPLPSVRSLASDIGINLHTVNKAYTLLKQDGYIQVHRQRGVVVDPNGMPPVTEEFMIKQHNQLKPIVAEAICRGMNKQQLMDLLEQIHQEITKTDSEKENA; from the coding sequence TTGATTATTGAACTAGATATGCAGTCGGATGTTCCTATTTACACCCAGTTGGTCAATCAAATCATTGAAGGCATTGCCAGCGGACGATTGAAGCTAGGCGAGCCACTTCCCTCGGTTCGGAGCCTGGCCTCGGACATCGGCATTAACCTTCATACCGTAAACAAGGCTTATACCCTGCTCAAGCAGGATGGATATATTCAAGTTCACCGCCAGCGCGGCGTCGTCGTTGATCCGAACGGCATGCCTCCGGTCACGGAAGAATTTATGATCAAGCAGCATAACCAGTTGAAGCCTATCGTTGCCGAGGCGATTTGCCGAGGAATGAACAAACAGCAGTTGATGGATTTGCTCGAACAAATCCATCAGGAAATCACAAAAACCGACAGTGAAAAGGAGAATGCATAA
- a CDS encoding amidase domain-containing protein, which produces MMRRDFKVSDEWRRTLSLYVNQHNQDEVDYRPRHAHTETVVADLEYLLRSGERKRRLQEWYKERSAIPLRCETRAKLLREIENRAGQMQVELQLARKTYYEKGGARHQEEIIDRQRLTLERESNGWIITRIEQPINERHAPFKLSTEAGRGDNSGTQPGPYLNIQLLGNGSSRSTPYRREDAVLYADRWWDGFNPEFTAFEVDCTNYISQSLFAGGAPINYTGKRETGWWYKGYIKGREAWSYSWSVANALERLLTFSRSGLQAEAVERPEQLQLGDIIIYDWDGDGNYQHTTIVTAFDAGGMPLVNAHTTPSKHRYWDYRDSYAWSENTVYRFFRIADFF; this is translated from the coding sequence ATGATGAGGAGGGATTTCAAAGTGAGTGATGAATGGAGAAGAACGTTATCCCTGTATGTAAATCAGCATAACCAGGATGAGGTTGATTATCGGCCCCGTCATGCGCATACCGAAACCGTCGTGGCCGACTTGGAATATTTGCTGCGTAGCGGCGAGCGAAAACGGAGGCTTCAAGAATGGTATAAGGAACGCAGTGCTATCCCGCTCCGTTGTGAAACTCGAGCCAAGCTGCTGCGAGAAATCGAGAATCGCGCTGGCCAGATGCAGGTTGAGCTGCAGCTAGCCCGTAAGACGTATTATGAAAAAGGGGGCGCCCGCCATCAGGAGGAAATCATCGATAGGCAGCGCCTGACACTTGAGCGAGAGAGCAATGGGTGGATCATTACACGGATCGAGCAGCCGATAAATGAACGCCATGCTCCGTTTAAGCTGTCTACGGAGGCTGGTCGCGGGGATAATTCCGGGACACAGCCAGGACCGTACCTCAACATACAACTGCTTGGTAACGGAAGCTCACGAAGCACTCCCTATCGCCGTGAGGATGCCGTATTGTATGCTGATCGCTGGTGGGACGGATTTAACCCGGAATTTACCGCATTTGAGGTGGATTGTACGAATTATATCTCCCAGAGTCTCTTTGCAGGAGGAGCTCCAATAAACTATACTGGAAAAAGAGAAACAGGCTGGTGGTATAAAGGATATATCAAGGGTCGTGAGGCATGGAGCTATAGCTGGTCTGTCGCGAATGCCCTGGAGCGTTTATTGACTTTTAGTCGCTCAGGACTTCAAGCAGAAGCTGTGGAACGGCCCGAACAGCTTCAATTAGGGGATATTATCATTTATGATTGGGACGGGGATGGCAATTACCAGCACACCACGATTGTAACCGCGTTCGATGCGGGAGGCATGCCTTTGGTGAATGCCCATACGACTCCCAGCAAACATCGTTACTGGGACTATCGGGACTCCTACGCCTGGAGCGAGAACACCGTTTATCGCTTTTTTCGAATTGCGGATTTTTTTTAA
- a CDS encoding DUF1648 domain-containing protein: MPILFTLMLVFMFIPIIASLAFMPYLTRETVSFGISISEETFRSAPLRQMRKRYALISLAVYIPLIFVGLYSSMQSNAAHQGTWFGSVIIVIVLFSIMLNLLFHFKMRKLKASLPTVIKGKSVLAIDTSFHHQKLALSNKWFGIHTALTLVSAATVLAYYDRIPEQIAMRFDMQGNIIHSAAKSYSTVFFPNLMQLLVIALFILVNWSIQRSKQQLNSANPERSLRQNLVFRRRWSIFTVLSGMAIVSLFSFIQLNMIYPLESSIIMLVSMLIPIFVVLFAVVLSFTTGQGGSRIERAEKGSPVQPANDDAHWKLGTLYYNPSDPSFFVEKRIGIGWTLNFAHPLSWCILAAIIIAIALPAFLSR, from the coding sequence ATGCCAATTTTATTTACATTGATGCTCGTTTTTATGTTTATTCCCATTATAGCCTCCCTCGCTTTCATGCCTTATTTAACGAGAGAGACGGTAAGCTTCGGAATTTCGATCAGCGAGGAAACCTTTCGTAGCGCTCCACTCCGCCAAATGCGCAAGCGGTACGCATTGATCAGTCTAGCCGTATACATTCCGCTTATCTTTGTCGGACTTTACTCCTCCATGCAAAGCAATGCAGCGCATCAGGGCACTTGGTTTGGTAGCGTCATCATCGTGATCGTTCTGTTCTCGATCATGCTAAATCTGCTATTTCATTTCAAAATGAGGAAGCTTAAGGCATCCCTTCCCACTGTGATCAAAGGTAAATCCGTGCTTGCTATCGACACTTCCTTCCACCACCAGAAGCTCGCTCTATCGAATAAATGGTTTGGGATTCACACTGCCTTGACCTTAGTCAGCGCTGCGACGGTTCTCGCATATTACGACAGAATTCCCGAACAAATCGCAATGCGATTTGATATGCAAGGTAATATCATCCACAGCGCGGCAAAGTCTTATTCAACGGTATTTTTCCCCAACCTCATGCAATTACTAGTCATTGCTTTATTCATCCTTGTGAACTGGAGCATCCAGCGGAGCAAACAACAGCTTAACTCCGCAAATCCAGAACGCTCTCTTCGACAGAACCTGGTCTTCCGCCGCCGCTGGTCGATCTTCACCGTGCTGTCCGGTATGGCCATTGTCAGCCTGTTCTCATTCATTCAGTTGAATATGATCTACCCACTTGAGAGCAGTATCATCATGCTTGTCAGCATGCTCATTCCGATCTTTGTCGTCCTTTTCGCTGTAGTTCTCTCCTTTACGACCGGGCAAGGCGGCAGCCGAATTGAACGCGCGGAGAAGGGTTCTCCAGTACAGCCTGCAAATGATGATGCACATTGGAAGCTCGGCACCCTGTATTATAATCCAAGTGATCCTTCCTTCTTCGTCGAAAAAAGAATCGGCATTGGCTGGACGCTCAATTTCGCCCATCCGTTAAGCTGGTGCATTCTGGCCGCGATCATTATCGCCATTGCACTCCCTGCTTTTCTTAGCCGTTAG
- a CDS encoding D-alanine--D-alanine ligase produces the protein MGQDKLTVGLVYGGKSGEHEVSLQTALAVAQAFNYDKYEVLPFYITKRGEWRVGSKLSGPFAALEELKLENGARDTSAAINLLFEKLSTGTRAIDVVFPLLHGTYGEDGTIQGLFEMADLPYVGAGVLASAAGMDKVIMKKLFAEAGLSQCEYCYFTASEWSRGSHAIVQQIEEKLDYPCFVKPANLGSSVGISKAKSRDELLASINTALRYDTKVIVEEFVNAREIEVGVLGNDEPMASVPGEIVSSSEYYDYQAKYLDGKSQMLIPAELDTELAEEIRDLAIRAFKAISGSGLCRADFFVKKSDRTIWINEVNTMPGFTPYSMYPLLWRETGVSYESLLDRLIQLALERYETRQSLDFESGVQ, from the coding sequence ATGGGACAAGACAAACTCACCGTTGGGCTTGTATATGGCGGTAAATCAGGAGAGCACGAAGTATCGCTGCAAACGGCCCTGGCAGTTGCACAGGCATTTAATTATGATAAATACGAGGTGCTGCCTTTTTATATTACGAAGCGCGGGGAATGGCGGGTTGGAAGCAAGCTCTCCGGCCCATTTGCCGCTTTGGAAGAGCTGAAGCTGGAGAATGGAGCGAGGGACACGTCTGCTGCGATCAACTTGTTATTCGAAAAATTATCCACAGGCACCCGTGCTATTGACGTCGTCTTTCCATTGCTGCATGGCACATATGGTGAAGACGGTACGATTCAGGGATTGTTTGAAATGGCAGACCTGCCCTATGTAGGTGCGGGGGTGTTAGCTTCGGCGGCAGGTATGGACAAAGTGATCATGAAGAAGCTGTTCGCAGAAGCAGGTCTTTCGCAATGCGAATATTGCTATTTCACGGCATCTGAATGGAGCAGAGGCAGTCATGCCATCGTTCAGCAGATTGAAGAAAAGCTGGATTATCCATGCTTCGTAAAACCGGCTAATTTAGGCTCCAGTGTAGGTATATCCAAAGCGAAATCCCGCGACGAATTATTGGCTTCCATAAATACGGCGCTTCGCTACGATACGAAAGTGATCGTAGAGGAATTCGTGAATGCCCGTGAGATTGAGGTCGGGGTGCTTGGCAATGATGAGCCAATGGCATCGGTTCCGGGCGAAATCGTATCTTCAAGCGAATATTATGACTATCAGGCCAAATATTTGGATGGCAAATCGCAAATGCTAATTCCGGCGGAGCTGGATACGGAGCTTGCGGAAGAGATTCGGGATTTGGCGATCAGAGCATTCAAAGCGATTTCTGGCAGCGGGCTGTGCCGGGCGGACTTTTTCGTGAAGAAATCGGATCGGACGATATGGATCAATGAAGTGAATACGATGCCTGGGTTCACGCCTTATAGTATGTACCCGCTGCTGTGGCGGGAAACGGGAGTCTCTTACGAGTCGCTGCTCGATCGGCTGATCCAACTGGCATTGGAGCGGTATGAGACCAGGCAGAGCCTGGATTTCGAGAGTGGCGTTCAGTAA
- the acnA gene encoding aconitate hydratase AcnA translates to MSTKDFFSVSRSLEVGGKNYRYYDLNLLEEQGLGPISKLPFSIKVLLEAAVRQFDGRAITQEHVKQIAGWSEGRDENKEIPFIPARIVLQDFTGVPVVVDLAAMRDTVKKAGGDPKQINPLVPVDLVIDHSVMVDAFGTPEALEYNMKVEFERNEERYRFLRWAQTAFNNFRAVPPATGIVHQVNLEYLASVAATKTIDGETVVFPDSLVGTDSHTTMINGLGVVGWGVGGIEAEAGMLGQPLYFVAPEVIGFKLVGSLAEGATATDLALTVTQMLRKKGVVGKFVEFYGPGLANISLADRATVANMAPEYGATIGYFPVDDETLAYLRSTGRSEEQIALVEAYYKAQGMFRTSSTPDPEFTDLIELDLASVVPSLAGPKRPQDRIELTEMKENFNDIIRTPIDKGGYGLSDEKINQKVTVKHPDGSTSELGTGAVVIAAITSCTNTSNPSVMIGAGLLAKKAVERGLKKPGYVKSSLTPGSLVVTDYLKKAGLIESFEALGFHVAGYGCATCIGNSGPLPDEVSTAIADNDLTVAAVLSGNRNFEGRVHAQVKANYLASPPLVVAYALAGTVNIDLQNDPIGYDQNDQPVYLKDIWPTSAEIKEAIGLSVKPEMFRSKYENVFTQNERWNAIPVPEGELYEWDEKSTYIQNPPFFERISEGLQDIADIRSARVLALLGDSVTTDHISPAGNISPTSPAGNYLNDHGVARKDFNSYGSRRGNHEVMMRGTFANIRIRNQIAPGTEGGVTKYLPTDEIMSIYDASMNYQANGQNLVVIAGKEYGTGSSRDWAAKGTYLLGVKAVIAESFERIHRSNLVGMGVLPLQFQEGHGWKALGIDGTESFDILGLSNDIKPGQELTVVATRQDGTQFEFQVTARLDSMVDVDYYHNGGILQTVLRQMIQAGN, encoded by the coding sequence ATGTCAACAAAAGATTTTTTCTCTGTCTCCCGCAGCCTTGAAGTCGGTGGGAAGAACTATCGTTACTATGATCTGAATTTGTTGGAAGAGCAAGGACTCGGCCCAATCTCCAAACTGCCATTCTCTATTAAAGTGCTGCTTGAAGCGGCCGTTCGGCAATTTGACGGCAGAGCCATCACCCAGGAGCATGTAAAGCAAATTGCTGGCTGGAGCGAAGGCCGCGACGAGAATAAGGAAATTCCGTTTATTCCAGCCCGTATCGTTCTTCAGGATTTCACGGGCGTTCCTGTCGTTGTTGACCTTGCTGCAATGCGCGATACCGTTAAAAAAGCTGGCGGAGACCCAAAGCAGATCAACCCGCTCGTACCGGTTGACCTCGTTATTGACCACTCCGTTATGGTCGATGCTTTCGGTACACCGGAAGCGCTGGAATACAATATGAAGGTTGAATTTGAGCGTAACGAGGAGCGCTATCGCTTCCTGCGTTGGGCACAAACCGCCTTTAATAACTTCCGTGCCGTTCCTCCGGCAACTGGAATCGTTCACCAGGTCAACCTGGAGTATCTCGCCTCAGTCGCCGCTACCAAAACGATTGACGGCGAAACCGTTGTATTCCCGGATTCTCTTGTTGGAACCGACTCCCATACGACGATGATCAATGGCCTAGGTGTTGTTGGCTGGGGTGTTGGCGGTATCGAAGCCGAAGCCGGCATGCTTGGTCAGCCGCTGTATTTCGTTGCACCTGAAGTTATCGGCTTCAAGCTGGTGGGCAGCCTGGCGGAAGGCGCAACGGCTACCGACCTCGCTCTTACCGTTACGCAAATGCTGCGTAAAAAAGGCGTTGTCGGCAAATTCGTTGAGTTCTATGGCCCTGGTCTTGCCAACATCAGTCTGGCTGACCGTGCAACAGTGGCCAACATGGCACCCGAATACGGTGCTACAATCGGCTACTTCCCTGTCGACGACGAGACTCTGGCTTATCTGCGCAGCACAGGCCGCTCCGAGGAGCAGATTGCTCTCGTTGAAGCTTACTATAAAGCGCAAGGCATGTTCCGTACGAGCAGCACCCCAGACCCTGAATTTACGGATCTGATCGAGCTGGATCTCGCTTCTGTTGTACCAAGCCTTGCAGGTCCTAAACGTCCACAGGATCGTATTGAACTGACGGAAATGAAGGAAAACTTCAATGACATTATCCGGACTCCGATCGATAAAGGCGGATACGGACTTAGTGACGAGAAGATTAATCAGAAAGTAACAGTGAAGCACCCCGACGGCAGCACGAGCGAACTAGGAACAGGTGCCGTTGTGATTGCCGCTATTACGAGCTGTACGAATACTTCCAACCCAAGTGTTATGATCGGTGCTGGATTGCTTGCGAAGAAAGCAGTCGAACGCGGGCTGAAGAAGCCAGGTTATGTGAAAAGCAGCTTGACGCCAGGCTCCCTCGTTGTTACCGATTATTTGAAGAAAGCCGGTCTGATCGAATCCTTCGAAGCGCTCGGCTTCCACGTTGCCGGTTACGGTTGCGCGACTTGTATCGGTAACTCCGGTCCTCTTCCAGATGAGGTTAGCACGGCGATCGCTGACAACGACCTTACTGTAGCTGCTGTACTGTCAGGCAACCGGAACTTTGAAGGCCGCGTACACGCCCAAGTAAAAGCCAACTATTTGGCTTCACCGCCGCTTGTCGTCGCTTACGCGCTGGCTGGAACTGTCAATATCGATCTGCAGAACGATCCAATCGGGTACGATCAGAACGATCAGCCGGTATATCTGAAGGATATCTGGCCAACTTCGGCGGAAATCAAAGAAGCGATTGGCCTTTCCGTAAAACCGGAAATGTTCCGCAGCAAATACGAGAACGTATTTACGCAAAACGAGCGCTGGAATGCGATTCCTGTTCCAGAAGGCGAATTGTACGAGTGGGACGAGAAATCCACTTACATTCAAAACCCGCCATTCTTTGAGCGAATCTCTGAAGGACTGCAGGATATCGCCGACATTCGCAGTGCCCGTGTACTAGCTCTGCTTGGGGATTCGGTGACTACCGACCATATCTCGCCAGCGGGCAACATTTCGCCTACGAGCCCGGCAGGCAACTACTTGAATGATCACGGCGTAGCCCGAAAGGACTTCAACTCCTACGGCTCCCGCCGCGGTAACCATGAAGTCATGATGCGTGGCACGTTCGCTAACATCCGTATTCGGAACCAGATTGCTCCTGGCACGGAGGGCGGCGTTACGAAGTATCTACCGACGGATGAGATTATGTCAATTTATGATGCTTCGATGAATTATCAAGCCAACGGTCAGAATCTCGTTGTCATCGCTGGTAAGGAATACGGGACGGGAAGTTCCCGCGACTGGGCGGCCAAAGGAACCTACCTGCTTGGCGTGAAGGCTGTCATCGCCGAAAGCTTTGAGCGGATTCACCGTAGTAACCTGGTAGGTATGGGCGTTCTTCCGCTCCAATTCCAAGAAGGACATGGCTGGAAGGCCCTGGGTATTGATGGCACGGAATCTTTCGATATCCTTGGACTCAGCAATGACATCAAGCCTGGTCAAGAGTTGACCGTTGTAGCTACTCGCCAAGACGGCACACAATTTGAATTCCAGGTAACTGCTCGCCTCGATAGCATGGTCGATGTAGATTACTACCATAATGGCGGTATTCTGCAAACTGTGTTGCGTCAAATGATCCAAGCAGGAAATTAA
- a CDS encoding inositol monophosphatase family protein, with product MEPNDNVVGSKSPTAVAINSASKAGEWIKSRLGTIKQLDTKLSPQDLVTDVDKGAELMIRKLILTHFPDHDILGEEGVPPGAAASEAALAKASTSEYLWIIDPVDGTTNFVHGFPFFCVSIALAYRGEVVVGVIYDPIRDELFVAEKGKGAYVHGNPTLVSEDAELSNSVLAVGFNPDREFALPMNMKGINALALETRSIRAGGSAALHLAYVAAGRLSGYYEVGLNAWDVAAGALLVKESGGTVTDTAGNPYHLGVRHLVATNGKIHNELLQSLAAAEATGI from the coding sequence GTGGAACCAAACGACAACGTGGTGGGCAGTAAGAGTCCGACAGCTGTAGCGATCAACTCCGCATCCAAAGCGGGTGAGTGGATTAAGAGTAGGCTTGGTACGATCAAGCAATTAGATACAAAGCTATCCCCACAGGATTTGGTGACGGATGTAGATAAAGGTGCGGAGCTGATGATCCGCAAGCTGATACTTACCCATTTCCCAGATCACGATATTTTAGGGGAAGAAGGGGTACCGCCGGGTGCGGCTGCTTCAGAAGCAGCTCTAGCGAAAGCGAGCACTTCGGAGTATCTATGGATTATTGATCCGGTGGACGGTACAACGAATTTTGTCCACGGTTTTCCATTTTTCTGCGTGTCGATCGCTTTGGCTTACCGTGGTGAGGTGGTCGTAGGCGTAATTTATGATCCGATTCGGGATGAATTATTCGTAGCCGAGAAGGGAAAAGGGGCATACGTGCACGGCAACCCGACACTGGTCTCGGAGGATGCGGAATTATCAAACAGCGTACTGGCCGTAGGATTCAACCCGGATCGCGAGTTTGCACTGCCGATGAATATGAAGGGTATCAATGCGCTGGCTCTAGAGACGCGCAGTATTAGAGCAGGAGGCTCCGCAGCGCTGCATCTTGCATATGTGGCAGCAGGCCGTTTGAGCGGATATTATGAAGTAGGGCTGAACGCATGGGATGTAGCGGCGGGCGCCCTGCTTGTAAAAGAATCTGGAGGAACCGTGACAGATACGGCGGGGAATCCTTATCATCTCGGCGTTCGTCACCTTGTGGCGACCAACGGCAAAATCCACAATGAGCTGCTTCAATCTCTCGCAGCGGCGGAAGCTACGGGGATTTAA
- the fabI gene encoding enoyl-ACP reductase FabI: MGDLLAGKNIIVMGVANDRSIAWAIAQSLANQGARLAFTYESERVEGRVRKLADTIPNSLVLPCNVTVDEDIDKLADTLKGEFGVLHGVVHSIAFAKAEDLSGEFADTSREGFALAHDISAYSLVAVSKRLAPLMTEGGSVMTMTYMGSERVMPNYNVMGVAKAALEASVRYLANDLGPKNIRVNAISAGPIRTLAAKGISDFNSILKQVEEKAPLRRTTETAEVGDTAMFLMSHLSRGITGEVIFVDGGYNIVGA; the protein is encoded by the coding sequence ATGGGAGATTTACTCGCAGGAAAAAATATTATCGTAATGGGCGTGGCTAATGATCGAAGTATCGCGTGGGCTATCGCGCAAAGCTTGGCGAATCAGGGCGCACGCTTGGCGTTTACATATGAAAGCGAGCGGGTAGAAGGTCGGGTACGTAAACTAGCCGACACGATTCCGAATTCGCTGGTTCTTCCTTGTAACGTAACGGTTGATGAGGATATTGACAAGCTGGCTGATACCTTGAAGGGCGAATTTGGTGTATTGCATGGCGTGGTGCACAGTATCGCATTTGCGAAGGCGGAGGATTTAAGTGGAGAATTCGCGGATACATCCCGGGAAGGCTTTGCACTGGCGCATGACATTAGCGCTTACTCGCTGGTAGCCGTATCCAAACGACTAGCGCCACTAATGACAGAAGGCGGCAGCGTTATGACGATGACCTATATGGGTTCCGAGCGTGTTATGCCTAACTACAACGTCATGGGCGTTGCCAAGGCAGCCCTGGAAGCCTCCGTTCGTTATTTGGCCAATGATCTTGGGCCGAAGAACATTCGTGTTAACGCAATTTCCGCAGGGCCGATCCGTACGCTTGCGGCTAAAGGTATCAGTGACTTTAACTCGATTCTGAAGCAAGTTGAAGAGAAGGCACCCTTGCGCAGAACGACTGAAACGGCAGAAGTGGGCGACACTGCAATGTTTCTGATGAGCCATCTCTCCCGCGGTATTACAGGAGAGGTTATATTTGTAGACGGCGGTTACAATATCGTCGGTGCATAA
- the uvsE gene encoding UV DNA damage repair endonuclease UvsE, producing MIVRFGYVAMSTVVKNASPSKTMTYKTFSSLSDREAAIRRLESIAADNLHNTLRLLRHNVANDIKVFRFSSKLLPLATHEALADWNPYEVLTEQFQAVGDFVKKHDMRVSFHPDHFTVLSTPRPEVLQNSIRDLRYHIAMLDAMGLNGRTKNNIHVGGAYGDKPSAAKRFRENVSALPEIIKRRLTFENDDKTFNAPETLELCEALGIPMVLDIHHQWVNNEGEQPGDLWPRILRTWQSPYAQSDSLSIDPLPPKIHASSPKSASDPRGHADHVIAEPLLGFLRTIASETERLDVMLEAKLKDGALFALMEDLRKYEGEGVEFLNEASVRIMP from the coding sequence TTGATTGTTCGCTTCGGTTATGTAGCTATGTCGACGGTCGTTAAGAATGCATCACCATCCAAGACAATGACTTACAAGACGTTCAGCAGTCTAAGCGATCGGGAGGCAGCGATACGCCGTTTAGAATCGATTGCGGCGGACAATTTGCACAATACGCTGCGCCTCCTTCGGCATAACGTAGCGAATGATATTAAGGTATTTCGCTTTTCCTCCAAGCTGCTGCCCTTAGCAACGCATGAGGCTCTAGCAGACTGGAATCCCTATGAAGTGCTTACAGAGCAGTTTCAGGCTGTTGGCGACTTTGTAAAAAAGCATGATATGCGGGTCTCGTTTCACCCGGATCATTTCACGGTGTTAAGCACGCCGCGCCCGGAGGTTCTGCAGAATTCGATTCGCGATCTGCGGTATCATATAGCCATGCTGGATGCCATGGGACTGAACGGGCGGACGAAGAACAATATTCATGTCGGCGGCGCCTACGGAGACAAGCCGTCCGCGGCTAAGCGGTTTCGGGAGAATGTCTCCGCTCTTCCGGAAATCATCAAGCGAAGGCTCACGTTCGAGAACGATGATAAGACGTTTAATGCTCCTGAGACGCTAGAGCTGTGCGAAGCGCTGGGCATTCCGATGGTGCTTGATATTCACCACCAATGGGTGAACAATGAGGGAGAGCAGCCTGGTGACTTATGGCCGCGCATACTCCGTACGTGGCAGTCGCCGTATGCGCAGTCCGATTCCTTGAGCATCGATCCTTTACCGCCCAAAATTCACGCTTCCAGTCCCAAAAGTGCGAGCGATCCAAGAGGACATGCCGATCATGTTATCGCTGAACCACTGCTTGGTTTCCTCCGGACGATTGCGTCTGAGACGGAACGGTTGGATGTGATGCTGGAAGCGAAGCTGAAGGACGGCGCTTTATTTGCTCTTATGGAGGACTTGCGTAAATATGAGGGCGAGGGCGTGGAATTTCTGAATGAGGCAAGCGTGCGAATCATGCCTTAA